The stretch of DNA GTACGCGTCACCGGGAGCTGTGCGTGCGCGTCACCGGGGGCTGTGCGGGCGCGTCAAAAGGTTAAAGGGCCAGGACCACATAAGGGGGAGAACTATAGAGCATCACTCAATTACCAACTTCACTGCTATATACTGGAGAACATTGCTCCACTAACCTCAGCAGTACTATATACTGCAGATCATCACTATATTTACACCTTCCCGCTCTATACGGCACAGAATTGCTCTATTAACACTTTCTGCTATATACGGCAGAGCAATGCACTAATAATGCCTTCCTGCTAAAAACTGCAACACGTCGCTATAATAACACCTTTCTGTTATATACTGCAGGGCATCactattaaccccttcctgttATATACTGCAGAAGATCACTCTATTACCCCCTTCCTGTTATATACTGCAGAACATCACtctattaaccccttcctgttATATACTGCAGATCACCGCTCTATTAACCCCATCCTGTTATatactgcagagcatcactctattaaccccttcctgttatagactgcagagcatcgctctatTAACTCCTTCCTGTTATATACTGCAGAACATCGCTCTATTAACACCTTCCTGTTATATACTGCAGTTCATCGCTCTATTAACCCCTAATTATTCCTGTTATATACTGCAGATCATCACTCTAGTAACCCTTCCTGTTATaaactgcagagcatcgctctattaaccccttcctgtgATATATCCTCTAGATCAGGtgcctcaaactcagtcctcaagggccacattcaggccagcttttatggatttccctgcttcagctcaggcaGCTCAATCAGCCTGGCCCCGGAAACAGAAcatgaattaaaaaatatataaaaaataccgcAACAGCACTAGAAGATCAAAACAATAAAGGTTTATTTAGTCCAACATGTACACACGTCTGTCTACATGTTGGACTAAATAAACCTGTATTGTTTGGTTCTTCTAGTGCTGTGCCGGTATTTTTGATCACTTTTTGTGATCTTCACTGACTTATCAATTACTTTTACCGAGCAGCAACTACCCCTCTGCTGATACGTTTAACCCACTACGTGTGATCATTTTGTTTAcgagacaataccgttctgtggctaactaaatgcttttatttgtgcgagctttcgagatacactgatctcttcttctggcagtGTTACATTGGATAAAGCAAAAAaagggtttaacttaaaaacagtgcatcctggaatgtatctgtgactgaggCCTATCCCTCCCCCATGTGCAGTATACAATGTATGACTTAAGAtgtaaatcgcatactgcacaggggggagggataggtttcagtcacggataacattccaagatgcactgtttttgagtaaaaacctctcttgctttatccaatgtaacaccgccggaacAAGAGATCagggtatctcgaaagctcgcacaaataaaagcatttcgttagccacagaacggtatagtctattcatttttgattattaagctcggctaacatggtacagatacgtCTACATCTATATCTCAGAGATAAACATAGCTGTAGAGTCACAATATAAAATGCCACATTTGGCTCAGTCTGACCCAGATAAACAGAGCTGTGAGGTCACTATAATACCAGGCCTGGCTGAACCTGTCCTGGGAGATCGGAGGATCATCCCACATagcctgtaccccccccccccccccccagcatgtaataaacacacatacaaaatGTCAAGAGTACAAAAATATGCTCTTCCTTTTAATTACACAAAAACAAAGCAATtgtaacaaaaatacacagttcTGGAGCAGGGAGGGTACGGGGGCATCAGTTCAACTTCTGTTCTGGCTCCGAACTGCCCGTGTAGGAATATGCTTTGCCCAGCACGATGCGGTCACGTAGCAGCTTGAAGAAGGCATAGTAATTGCTGAAGAGGATGAGAGCCAAGGAGATGGTGTGATGCCACTTCTCCGAGAACAGGAGGGAGTAGAGCTGGTAAAAGATCAGAGCTCCCTCCAGCGCCATTAAAAAGTTCAGGACCCGCAGCGGGTTACTGAAGAAAaactggagacaccagagaaaaATCAGACCAGGTGGGTTACTTAACAATAGATGATCATCATTAATACATGGATATGATAAATAtacataataataacaaaaacataTTGAAAACACTGGGTGCTCAGCACTGTGAAACATTGCTTTGGTGCTGCATCTCTGCAGTTCTCTGGGGTGGGCGTGAGAATAAACAGAGGAAACATTAATAACTTCACCTCTGTTCTTTCCCACTCCCAGCCAGGGAGCTGCAGAGAGTCTAAACCCTGCGTTTAACTCATTATCTCCAACACTTAGCACATGGAGCTGCAGAGCTCtggctttccccccctctctccccaaacatacacactccctgcacaaGAAGCTGTAGTTCTGCTTtacttctcccccctccacatatGAAGCTGGTTTTGTAGTTCCCTGTTCCCAGTCAGACTTACATGGAAGCGGAAGTGAGACACGTCAGAGGGGACGGCCACATTGTAGTGACCAATTGCTTTGTAGACATTCTTGTTGTGCTTGACCAGCACCCCCTGTGGCCACATGCACTCCTCCATCCACCTGCCAAAAAAACATAGCCACGTATTGCAAGGGTTCATGGACACACCtgcatgtgtatctgtgtgtgcacgTTCCAGACTttggctgtttgtgtgtgtgcataccaGACTTTggcagcgtgtgtgtgtaccagactttggcagtgtgtgtgtgtgcgtaccagactttggcagtgtgtgtgtgcgtaccagactttggcagtgtgtgtgtgtgcgtaccagactttggcagtgtgtgtgtgcgtaccagaCTTTGACAGGGCATGCGTGTGCACGTACCGGACTTTGGCAGTGCGTGTACCGGACTTTGGCAGTGCGCGTGTGTGTACCTGACTTTGGCAGTAAGCGGGTGTGTGCGTATCGGAAAGTGCCTGTGTTTTACCTTATTCTGTGAACAAAGCTACACACAGTTAATCTGGGGGACAGAGCTTATAAAAAGACAAGTAAAGGGGAGCAAACTGTATTTATTCTTACTGAGCCCATCACTGCTACAGCAGTAATCATAATATAATCATGGTGTTTTCTTATAGGGTGCTGAAACCGTTCGTAGCCCTGTATataacattttgcaggcaccaTGAGCCTGGGCCACTGAGAGGGAAAGTGACTGGTCTGGGGTCACAAGAAGAGGTGACAGACTTGTACCAGGTTCACTGACTTCACTGTCAGTTACTACATTACTGATTCAGCTCGTTCACTATGCAACATATTGGCACCAGCTTAAATATTCAGTAAATGAGGTAATCCTTCTCTTTAAGGATAAGGAGCCATAACACAGGATTTTATGGCAGAGATGTGCGGACATTCCTCAATAATCTGTGTTGTCTCACTGAGCTGATCCTCCAGAGATTTGAATCTATGTCCCTCAGGTTTGAATAACTCAGGGTGCTGTATtatagaaaaagtcctcctttgCGCTGGGCCTCAGGCTGCTACCTTGGATATTAGAGCGATCTCTCAGCACCGAAtcatgtgactgtgtgcgtctgtacGTGTGTATGTGCGTGACCGCCTTCCTACATGCTTCTGTGTGTGCAcgcatgtgtctgtgtgagggtgcgACACAATGAGATTCCCTTACGAATGCTGCAGCACGTTGGAGCACAGTGCGGGGTCCACTTTCTGCCAACAGCCCAGGTGAGCGGCTGCTTTGTGCATGAGGTCGCAGTATCGCGCGGGCAGCAGGTGCTGAGTGAGGATGACTGATGTGCTGAGGGAGACCTGCAGGAAGAGCTCACAGGACCAGCGCTTATCATAATATTGTGTGCTCTgtgcagggggaaaagagagatagTGACACAGAGCACAGGGGCAGGGAGACACAGGTGACAGGATCAGTGACTCATACAGAAGCagcgagagacacacacgagGTTGGAGCAATGACACATACAGGTCACAGGACAAGTGACAGGCGATAGAAGCACTGAAACACTGTTCACAGGCAGTTACACGCGTGACAGAAGCATGGACATAAACTTCTATATATCCAAATTTCCTGGCTACAAAACTGGGGCAATATCAGAAGCACATCCATTGAAGAATAAACTCCCCATATAAAGGTGTAGGATTCCTTAGTTTTGCAGGCGGGAGACTTTATTTAATAACCCTGTAAATCTTTAGCTGTTGCTGAACTTCCTGTTTTTCTTATGTTAATGATTTTCATCTGGTTTGAAGCAGCAAGTTAAAGAGAATGCAGAGATGAGAAACAGTCGGTGACAAAGGGTTTATGCAGCTGTACACTATATGTGGACAGAGCCTCGCAGACTTATGTGTAGAACCAAACCTGCAGGAACCACGCACACATCTGATAACTGGATACACAAGATGAAGATTACAAGGTGTGTACAGTGATCTGCAAGGCCGAAGTGACAGCGTATTCACTTCTTAGCCAACAGATAAACTAAAAAGCCAACTGCTGATGAACTAACGGACAGCAAATGGTTAACAGTGCTTAGGACTTGCAGGTCGTAATGTAGAGTTGTGACTCAGGATGCCAGTTGCTTTGATATTGCAACGCCCCAGCTGTGCTCCTGCTGAATGTATTATTCATCTCTCATGGTCAGAGTCCTGTATGTTTAATCCAATATTTTCAAGAAAAGGCCTCCCCCGCCCCAACAACTTTTTTCCTTTTAGCACCCCAATTCTGTAATCACTGCAAAAAGTAAGATGACCAAAGAGTGGGGCAGGGTCCCCCAAAACATCCCAATTATGGATTCCACATAACTGTGCATATTAACTGGGTTATTGGTGCAGGTAAACTGCCATCTATCGCTCTCTTTTTATCACTCTATAATCTCCTTTTTCCACCTTCTGTAATTCTCACAATGCAAATATCTCTGCTATCACTCAGCCCCCCTTTGAACCATAATGAGCCCCGCCGGGGGGAGATGGGGGACATTGGTTGAATCCCTTTACAATGAGTTACAAACGATGGAGGAGGTAATGTGTCCTCCCCATGTTGTTGGCAGCTGGTACCTTCACAAACCACACGGGTACGAAGGCCACATAGTAGGCAGAGAGCATGGCGCTGAGCAGCACCTCCCGAACCCTCCAGTTGAAGTTCAGCTTCAGGTAATGCACCTCGCTGCGGATGAGGTCTGGGGACAGACAGCAGGCGTGTGTGGGCAGGGGCTCCACGCTGTACATGTGCCGTGTGTGTTGCTTCCACGTCTCCTGCAGGACCGTAAGGTAGTCCCGGCCTCCCCGCTCCGAGGAGCCCAGCTCTCCCCCTTCGCGGGGGCCCAGGCCGGACATGGGGGAGAAGAGACCAGACTTGCGGAAGTCACAGCTCAGCTGCAGGAAGGGGATGTACATACCGAACCTGGGGAGGACACAGGGGGTTACTGGGTGACAGACTGTCCCGTACACACCGACTCTACAGAGTTACTGTCTCTAGGGTGACACAGACAATCccatatacacagatcccgcagAGACAGATGGGTTAttgcatattggatgtagctgcACATTGTACATATGTTGCATGTATTGTGTGTAAGTACATGCAGTGTGCTTgcaatgtgtgtgtacatgtagtgtgtgtagtgtataTGCAGTGTAATTGTGTGCACGTTGCTGGCAGCATGCCTGTCCGTGCTCTCACACACTCACGGGTAGCACAGGAACAGCAGGTTCAGGAAGGAGTGTGTCCTGAACAGGTGGATAATGGAGCGACACAGACTCCAGCCCGTGCCCGTCAGCACCGCGAAACGCGTGACCACGAGGAGAAGCGAGTGTGGCAGCGAGGGCTTCCCGCCTTGTGAGGCCTGCGGGCAGATTAGGGGGGCACAGATAGTGAGCTTTGTTCTAccacccttctcttccccccctccccccccaatgtgTCGTGCTCACCTCCTTCACAATGGCTCCGATCAGCCTCCTCGCCAGCACAATGGTGGTGAGAGTCAACACGTTGAAGTCAATTAGGTGGAAGTTCtgcaaggaaggagagggcagcagGACAGGGATTAAAAGAAGTGCTGTCCTGGTCTCAGGCTATTAAACCACTAGAGCAGCTTGCAATGCATCTCTTATACAGGCCCAAATGGGTTAAAAACAGACATAACCCTAATCACTTCCACTTTGGAACGACTGCATGTTCTGTAAGTCTTGTGATATTTGTGCTACTGTACAGTGCCAAGAAGTTACATGGGATTGAAACGCAAACGTTAAAACATCACAGGCTAAAACCATTGTTGTGAAGCTGGACGGCACCTTAGCACCTTTCCCAAGTTCCCAGTGTGCTTGGCACTCACcagggaggtgtgtgagggggggtgcgagGGTGGATACCACCAGACGGTCTTGTAGATGTTGATGTAGTGCACGAACAGGGCAATGAGGTGACAGAAAAATAGCTGCAGCTCAAACAAGAGGTTTCTCTCCACGGGGAGCTCCGGGATCTTACAGTGTCGCAGGGGGAGCACGTTCTGTGCAGCCAGCGGGGGACTGGACAGGCCTGTGCCAGAGCTACTCCTGGGAAAGGAAGAGAGTGGGGGCGAGaaggagggcgggagagaggtGGATGAAATGAAAGAGAGcgaggggttgaggaagagaatGGAAAGAATGAGAAAGTtaatgagattgtaagctcttctgcccAGTAAATCAAACTCAAACGTATCCCTCCTTCCACACAGACCTGCAAAGCACCACCAGTCTGACATTTACCCTTGTTTTGAAACGACAGGTCAGTTGTTGTGTTGTGCAGGGGCAGTAAAGTGAAGCCTCAGCTCCGCATTTGACACTTAATACACGTAATAACATTGCTTTCTTATAGAACTCTGAGACAAGAAGCTGAAACTGGGATTCAACCCGGAATTACTCGCTTCAAATCCGCCATTAACCACTAAGATACTCCTTTATCCCAAGGAGGAAAGAGTTACCCACACACAGAAGCGCTAGAAATGTAATAAGGCACTCTGTAAGGAATGATATATATGTTATATCAGCGCTCTTAGCAGTAGTACCTGCAATAAGGCACTCAAGGTAGGGTTACAAATGAGAGTATATAGGTTACCACTTCAGGTTACATTACGTGGAGTGGTATAAATGCAATCAGGCACTGCAGGCCCAAGGGCAGCTCAGGGTTGAGTGCAGGTTTCAGTGAGTAGCTAGCTGTACCTGGCACGAGATCTCATTCCACTGACAGATGAGGCCCCCCCATGCATAGGGCCCCCCGCTGCTCCCGGGTCACAAAGGGGGGTCCGGCAGTAGGACGTCCTGTTAGGGCCCCTCCGTCCGCCGGCCATGTCTGGGCTCAACTCCTGTCCCAGCCAGTGAGGTCACTGCTCCTGCATGTGTGGGAGACCGGCATGCTGCAGTATAAAGCAAGACAGAGTATGACACACATGCAAACACAACACGCTCTATTACAGGAAACACAGACATATTTACAGCTGCCCCAGTTATATAGCCCAGAGGGGCAGAGGCATTAAGGCACCCAGGAAGGGTCAGCCTCAGTTTAACACCCCCAAGAGTGATATAAGGCATCTAATGGGGGTGACCCTCAGGATATAACACCCCCAGGAAtggtacaatataataaagcacacAGGAGAGGGCCACCTTCAGGATATATCACCAAGAGTGGTATAAAGCAATAAAGCACACAGGAGGAGCATCCTCAGCATATATCACCACCAAGAGTAGTTTAATACACCCAGACACCAGGAAGGAGAATCCAAGGATTTTATCACCCTCAGTAGTGGTAAAGCAAAGCAAAGCACCCAGAAGATGGCATCCTTAGGATATATCACTCTCAGGAGTGGTATAATGCAATGTGGCACCCTTGGAACATATCACCCCCAGGAGTGGTATAAGGCAATGACCCAAGAGGTGGGTCATCCTTGGGATATTTCACCCCCAGGAGTGGTATAAAGCAAGAAGACACCCAGGAGGGGGTTATAGATCAGTGATATATAGACTGATGTTAACTCCTTACTGGGTAACAGGCAGTAATTGCCCCTCCCCCGGGATAACAGACAGTCATTGCCCCTCCCCCTGGAGGTAACAGGCTCCAATTTCCCCAGCCTCCGCCTCCCTCCCCGTATCCCCCGGGCGCGGCCCCGCGCTGCCGGTCACTTACCACTGCTGTCCTGCGGGAGCGCGCACTGTGTCAGGGAGGTACGGGGGCGCGCAGAGAGGGCCCGGTTGAAGGGGCGGGGTTTGCGCTGGGCGTGATTAGGTCAGACGCATGCACGACGACATGGAGGCAGGGCATGACACGGGGAAGGCTATAAGCCACTGAGCATGCGCAGGCAGACCATGTGTCTTGCCAGATGGAGAGGCGGGGCCAAGGACAGAGGGGATTGGCTagctatcatcatcatcatcatcaatcatcatcaccatcatcatcatgaaccactgctggatgaaggcctccttaATGATCTTCCAGGCACTGAGGGTACAAGCCTCTCTTGTCCATGTTGCACCCACAaatgttctgatttcatcctccgaTCTTACCTTTGGTCATAGTCTTGGTCCTTGAATCTCtcttaggctgagattatggTGCCGTGTCGCTGCGTGCATGCGCGCGCCCGGCAAGCACTCTTTCTATAGTGGGCTATGCAAGTTACCCCAGTGCCTGCCGGCAAAGAGGCGCGTTGACGCGGCAACGTTTTGAAAATACAACAAATTTAGTATTTTCATGCGGCtgtcgagtgacgtcagcgggttcagccaatgagggcgaaccagcatcGTGACGCATCCGCCACGCCCCCGCATTGCGTCTACAATTTGCTGCAGCCAAATTCACAAATTACTTGGGTTGCActtggtaatacccaggatacatCTCTCCacacttctttgagttgtcttaAACGTCTGAATTATCTCCGCATTTTgtgtccaagtttcacatccctacgtgagcacaggcacagtggaaggttcaatatatacacacacagtgtgtgtgtctttagtCCATGGGACAACACCCAGACAAATATCCAGGCAGTTCATGCGTCGACAGGCCAATAACCAGATATTTTGCTAAATGGTCGTCGCTCCGGTCacaaggctgcgtccatacaggggcagaccgcgcgtccgcacgctgagcgatcagactgcctaaaggcagtgattgcgtctatacagcgtgcgcgcggaagtgggagggggcgcgcgatgtgcgtgaaatcagtcaaaactgatttctcacgcgagagggcggtcacgtgagcggttcgcccccggacggcgcgcgtactGAGGCCAGGGAAAGAACCCGCTTtacctcagcctccgcacggctgtacCCTCTATGGATGCAGCCTCAGGCACCCAATGCTGACTTCTGCAGAGATGTCACCTCAAGTATCAGAAATATTGACATTCTGGACCAACAAAAAGGCTATCCATGCGGGATAGTTACAGTATAGTATACAGAATacaagggctgttatatagtgtggccacgtgctacgccgtgcgtgcGCATGGCAGTTATcgatggctgaggttagtcagtgCTTCTATACaaatataacagcccttagagggagaggaggatagCAAGGTCTGATGTCTTAGAGGTGTGAGGTAGGAGTTCTCCATAGAAATATTTAGTCGGTGTCAATGTCAATGTTTTACTTATTTGAATCTTGTGAAAAGGAAGTGTTTTGCTTTTCTCCGGGAATACTGAATTTATCAGCTGcttctgtttatctgtttgaccAATGATGGCCTCATTATTACTTTGCCAACAAAGAACAAAACGACATACACTCGAGCCCAGCCTGCATTAACTATATGTGGGTATGTTCCCTTGTATGCAGAAGTAAAATATATGCTGTTGCTCCCGTCCTCATATCTCCTGTCCTCTTTTTATACTTTAATAAGTTTTATACACATACGGTGCTGCACCTCACGTAATAGTGaagatttaattttgtttttaacaGTTATCTATGATATAGACTTCAATgcggtaaatatatatatatatagctagtaAACTATATTACTACATGTCCATAATGATACTGAAAGTTTCCACTGTCCTGTATTTCTTTTACATTAATTACTGCCCAGTATTTTAAGTCTCTGAAGGTGTTTTATAGAAGTGTTCTTGTACATTTCTGCTTTCCTTACAGTGGCTCATTAATAGTGGCATTGAGCCGGTCGAGGCTGCGTTTCCAGACAGCGAACCTCGATACTAGAATGTGGTATCCCCCTACTGGTCTGTGTATGGTTTCCACATAAATTGTCCCTTCCAATTACCCCAATGGTTATATTCCTACTGTATCCCAATGCAGGGCATCAAACCCTTCAGTTATGGATCCACTAAGGCAGTTTTATTTCCTAAATTGACAActtcggtcctcaagggccaccaacatgtcaggttttaaggatatccctgcttcagcacaggtggctcactcaatgacttgccttgaaccgaaaaagtttgggaaccactgacctaacacacacattcccagcaagctcaaaccccaacacccaccacacacacctatgtatgtatatgtatgtgtgtatgtttatatgtatgtgtgtatatgttttcaCTGGAGAGCCGtgcaggaaaaacgagacagcacacaaagGTAGTAGTTAAAAAAAGCTGTATTGAAGTACGTGGCACACATACCGACATTTCGGTCCTCACAGAGGGTTTAACTTAATaaccaaaaaaatattattattgaagtatttaactttatacttattaccatatatgttttgtcaattggatgtagcattggg from Ascaphus truei isolate aAscTru1 chromosome 6, aAscTru1.hap1, whole genome shotgun sequence encodes:
- the TMEM39B gene encoding transmembrane protein 39B produces the protein MAGGRRGPNRTSYCRTPLCDPGAAGGPMHGGASSVSGMRSRARSSSGTGLSSPPLAAQNVLPLRHCKIPELPVERNLLFELQLFFCHLIALFVHYINIYKTVWWYPPSHPPSHTSLNFHLIDFNVLTLTTIVLARRLIGAIVKEASQGGKPSLPHSLLLVVTRFAVLTGTGWSLCRSIIHLFRTHSFLNLLFLCYPFGMYIPFLQLSCDFRKSGLFSPMSGLGPREGGELGSSERGGRDYLTVLQETWKQHTRHMYSVEPLPTHACCLSPDLIRSEVHYLKLNFNWRVREVLLSAMLSAYYVAFVPVWFVKSTQYYDKRWSCELFLQVSLSTSVILTQHLLPARYCDLMHKAAAHLGCWQKVDPALCSNVLQHSWMEECMWPQGVLVKHNKNVYKAIGHYNVAVPSDVSHFRFHFFFSNPLRVLNFLMALEGALIFYQLYSLLFSEKWHHTISLALILFSNYYAFFKLLRDRIVLGKAYSYTGSSEPEQKLN